The Chlamydia poikilotherma DNA segment GAAATGGTCAAAGGTGATGAGGATAAAATGGCGATGAGTAGGCTAATCTTCTGTAACGGTCTCGGTTTAGAACATACAGCAAGCCTACGCAAACATTTAGAAGGTAATCCTAAAGTTGTCAATATTGGAGAACGATTAATATCCCGTGAAGTATTTTCTCCTTTGGAAGAGGACGGATTTTATGACCCACATATTTGGACAGATATTAGTATTTGGACAGAGGGAACTAGAGAGATAACCGCCGCTTTAATTGCTGAATTTCCAGAATATGAAAAAGAATTTACTGCTAATTCCAAGGAAGTAATAGAAGAAATGCAAATGTTGGATATTTGGGCAAAAAGATCTTTGTCTACAATACCCGAAGAATCTAGATATTTGGTTTCAGGTCACAATGCTTTTAGTTATTTTACAAGACGTTATCTAGCGACTCCGCAGGAGGTGGAAGCAAATATTTGGAATAAGAGATGTATTTCTCCTGAAGGAATATCTCCTGAAGCCCAAATTAGCATTCGCGATATCATGCTTGTGGTAGATTATATTCATGAACATAATGTTACTGTTATGTTTCCTGAAGATACTTTAAACCAAGATGCGCTTAAAAAAATTGCTTCATGCTTAAAAAAAGGACATAGTGTTCGATTGGCCAGCCGCCCTTTATATAGTGATAATGTTAAAAATGACTACTTTAATACATTTAAGCATAACGTTTGTGTAATTACTGAGGAGCTAGGAGGAACTATTTCTTGAATAGACAAAATGAAATTGCTTGGTCAGTACATGATCTATGTGTGAACTACGATCATTCAGATGTTTTATGCCATGTTTCCTTTTCTTTAAGAAGAGGATCCTTGACCGCAGTTTTAGGCCCTAATGGTGCGGGAAAGAGTACACTTTTAAAAACTTCACTCGGATTAATACGACCTTCTGCGGGCCATACTTTGTTTTTTGGAAATAAGTTTAAAAAAGTGCATCAACGTGTTGCCTATATGCCACAGAGGGCTAGTGTGGATTGGGATTTTCCTATGACAGTTCTTGATCTTGTTCTCATGGGTTGTTATGGATACAAGGGCATGTGGGGAAGAATAACGGCTGATGATCGCAAGGAAGCTTACAATATTTTAGAGCGTGTAGGTTTATCTACTTTAGCTAATAGGCAAATAGGAAAACTATCGGGCGGACAGCAGCAAAGAGCATTTCTTGCTCGAGCTCTTATGCAAAAAGCAGATCTATATCTTATGGATGAATTATTTTCTGCTATAGATATGGCTTCGTATCAGACTGTCGTAGATGTGTTGCGTGATTTGCAAGAACAAGGACGAACTATCGTTGTTGTGCATCATGACCTTAGTCATGTACGCCAATTATTTGATCACATTATCTTATTGAATAAGCATCTTATTTGTTCTGGACCTGTCGATGAATGTTTAACTAATAAAAACATTTTTCAAGCTTATGGGTGTGAACTAGAGCTTTTAGACCGTACTCTTAAACTATCTAGGGGAAAGCAACAGGGAGCGTATTAAATGCTCGATTGTGTTTTTATTGATTCTATTTTTTTGTCGAGCTTTATAGCTGTCACTTTAATTTGCATGACAACTGCTTTATGGGGAACTTTGCTGCTTGTGGGTAGACAACCTCTTTTGAGCGAAAGTCTTTCTCATGCTTCTTATCCGGGACTGCTTTTGGGGGCTTTATTAAGTTATAAAGTATCTTTTTTTACAGATTCTATTATTTTAGTGATTGTTTTTGGTTGTTTGGCTGCCATTTCTGGTTATGGAATTATAGTATTTTTAGAAAGAGTATTAAGAGTTCATAAAGATGCTTCTCTATGTTTTGTTCTCGTTGTTTTTTTTGGTATAGGGGTTATTTTAGCCAGCTATGTCAAAGATTGTTGTCCCTTATTATATAATCGTATCAATGCCTATTTATACGGACAGGCGGCTACTTTAGGTTATGTGGAAGCTAAACTTGCAGCCTTTGTTTTTCTTATTTCCTTAGTGACTTTGTGGTGGTGGTATCGTCAAATTGTTGTGACTATCTTTGATAAAGATTATGCTTCAACTTGTGGATTGAGCACTCATGTCTCTGGAAGCATTGTTCTTATATTTATTTCCCTAGTGATTGTAAGTGGTGTACGTTCCGTAGGTATTGTATTGATATCTTCAATGTTCGTTGCGCCTTCCTTGGCAGCCCGTCAATTATCTGATAGGTTAAATGTCATTTTCCTTCTTTCCTGTTTGCTTGGAGGAATCTGTGGTGCTCTTGGTAGCTATGTTTCAGTGGCTTTTAGTTGTAATGTTTCTGGACATACAGGTGTAATTACTTTGCCTACAGGTCCACTTGTAGTTGTTATATCCGGTTGTTTAACTTTTCTTTGCTTGCTGTTCTCTCCAAAATCAGGATGGGTAATACGCTACATACGTAGGAAACGTTTTTCATTTTCTAAGAATCAAGAACATTTGCTGAAAGTATTCTGGTACTTGCTAGAAGATCAATTACCTGAAGTCGGGGCACGTGATTTTGTTTGTTCTCATAAATATCAGGAATATTTTGGACCTAGGCCTTTCCCAAGATTTAGAATTTGGCTTCTTGAATGTCAGGGTTTTTTAAAACATAGAGATTATCGCTGGGGTCTTAGCGAGAAAGGAAAGATCAGAGCAAAAAAGTTGGTTCGAGCTCATAGATTATGGGAATGCTATCTCGTACGTTCTCTAGAATTCAAGGAAGAAGATGTTCATGGTTTCGCAGAAGAAATGGAGCATGTTTTAACAGATGAATTAGATTATGCGATTACAGAAATGTTAGATAATCCTCATTACGATCCACATGATAAATTAATTCCAGAGAAACCAAAAAAGAAGGAGGAACTATGATAGGAGCCTTTTCCCCATATCATGGGGTGTCCTTTATTCAATTTTTCATTGTATTTTTCTCAAGATTTTTTTCTGGAGAATTGTTTCTAGGACACTTGTTTATCGATGATATTCAGGTTGTCGTATTCTTGGCTATTGCTCTTTCCGGAGCATTTGTAGGCAGTTTTTTAGTTTTAAAAAAGATGGCAATGTATGCTAATGCTGTTTCTCATACAGTATTATTTGGCTTGGTAAGTATTTGTTTGTTCACTCATCAATTAACATCATTATCTTTGGGAAATCTTACTCTAGCCTCTGTTTCAACCGCTCTACTTACAGGTTTTCTTATTCATTTTATAAGAAATATTTTTCGGGTTTCTGAAGAGGCAAGCACGGCTCTAGTATTCTCTTTATTATTTTCAATGAGCTTAATTCTTCTAGTATTTCTAACACGTAATGCACACATAGGAACTGAACTAATCCTAGGTAACGCAGATTCATTAACTTATGGCGATATTTTTCCTGTGTATACTATTCTTTTAGTTAATCTATTTGTTTCCGTGATTGGATTTCGTAGTTTTGTTTGTGTTTCTTTTGATTCAGTATTCTCTTTTTCTTTAGGGATTCCTGTAAAAATCATTGATTACTTAATCATTTTACAATTGTCAGCAAGCCTAGTAGGAGCATTTAGAGCCGTAGGGGTTTTAATGGCTTTAGCTTTCTTATTAATCCCTGGACTTATTGCTAAAGTTTTTGTTGTTTCTGTACGGGGCATGCTTTTTTGGTCTTTAATTTTCGGTGCTATTACAGCATTAATAGCTCCTGCATGTTCTAGAGCAATTTTAACATCATATGATGTGGGATTATCAACTTCAGGCATTTCAGTTTTTGTATTAATGGCTTTTTATGTTGTTGTTTCTTTATTTCATTATGGAAAGAAGTTAGCTTATAAAAAATTTTATTCAAAAAATAGCCTGAATACAGAATTGACAACTCTCTAATCCAGGAGTTATGATTTTTTTTTCAATTTGTTAAGGTTACTATTTGAAACATTTAGCTATTTTCGGATCCACTGGAAGTGTGGGGCAGCAGACCTTAAAAATTATTCGGTCTTTTCCTCATTTATTCAATGTGGTTGCTCTTGCTTCATACGGTAATAATAAGGATTTATTTTTCGAACAAATTCGAGAGTTCTCTCCTTCTATAGTTTCTGTATATGACGAACAAATTTATTTTAAAATTCGTAAAGAATTTCCTGATATCAAAGTATTTCTTCGTGAAGAAGGATTATTAGCAGCTGCTACAGCTGCAGAAATTGATACTATTGTTGCTGCATCTTCAGGTGTTGTAGCTTTACCGGCAATTATAGAAGCAATGAAACTAGGGAAAACCCTGGCATTGGCAAATAAAGAAGTTTTAGTTTCTGCTGGTGAGATTATCAAAGGGCTTGCTAAGCAATATCAAACAACGATTTTGCCTATAGATAGTGAGCATAACGCCCTATATCAATGTTTAGAGGGGAGGAATACTTCGGAAGTGAAAAAGTTATTGCTAACTGCTTCCGGAGGTCCTTTATTATACAAGTCTAGAGAAGAATTAAATCGTGTAACTATTGAAGATGTTTTGAAGCACCCTATATGGAATATGGGGGCTAAAATTACTGTAGATTCTTCGACATTGGTAAATAAAGGCTTGGAAATAATAGAAGCCCATTGGTTATTTGGATTGGAAAATGCGGAGATAGATGCTGTAATTCATCCTCAAAGTTTAATTCACGGTATGGTAGAATTTCAAGACGGGACGGTGTTTTCTGTAATGAATCCTCCTAGTATGCTCTTTCCTATACAACATGTATTAACCAATCCAAAACGTTGTCCAGCACCTCACAAAGGGATAGATTTTTCTATAAAACAAACATTAGAGTTTTTTCCTATAGATGAGGAGCGTTTCCCAAGTATTGGTTTGGCTAAATGGGTATTAAAAGAGAAAGGATCTTCGGGACCATTTTTTAATGCTGCTAACGAGGTCTTGGTTCAAAGATTTTTAACAGAAGAAATTGCTTGGTGCGATATTCTAAATAAGTTAACAAGGCTTATGGAAAATTATAGAGTTTCTTCGTGTACTTCATTAGATGATGTTTTTGCTGTTGATAAAGAAGCTCGAGCCCTTGCTCAAGAGATATAACCCGGTACGTATATGACAATAATATATTTTATTCTTGCAGCCCTTGCTTTGGGGGTTTTGGTATTGATCCATGAATTGGGTCATTTACTAGCAGCCAAGTCTGTAGGTATGGCTGTTGAGAGTTTTAGTATTGGTTTTGGTCCGGCTTTATATAAAAAGAAAATTGGAAATATAGAATATCGTGTAGGTATTTTCCCTTTTGGTGGTTATGTTCGTATCAAGGGCATGGATAAAAGAGAAAAGGGTATAGATGCCGATCCTGATTCTGTTTACGATATACCTCAAGGTTTTTTCAGCAAATCTCCATGGAAAAGAATCATTGTTCTTGCCGCAGGTCCTATAGCTAATATTTTATTGGCTTTTGTTGCCTTTGGAGCATTGTATATTTCGGGGGGTAGAAATAAGGCTTATTCTGAGTATTCTCGTATTGTTGGTTGGGTAAATCCTATTTTAAAAGAAAAAGGTCTAAATCTTGGTGATGAGATTCTTACATGTAATGGCAAACCCTATTACTCGGATAAAGACGCCCTTACCTCAGCTTTATTAGATAGACATCTATCTTTCAGGGGAGTCCATCCCGCGTATCTTTCAAAAACTTCTACCGAATTTTCCTTGGATACAGAATTCAATGTTAATAAAGATGGTATCCCTCTTGCTGGAGCTAGCTATCTTTTATACCGTCATCAGGAGCCTATTTCAAAAGAATCTCCAATGTATTCAGCGAACATATTACCGGGTGATCGATTAGTATGGATGGATGGACAAATCTTATTTTCTCCTATGCAAGTTTCTCAGATACTTAATGAAGCTTATGCATTCGTTAAAGTTTCTCGTTATGACAAGGAATTATCATTACGTATTCCTAGGATGTTAGCGAGCACATTATATCTATCTCCTTATGTAAGGAATGAACTTATCGATAATCAGTATGAAGCCGGCATTAAAGGTAAATGGTCTTCTTTATATACTTTACCCTATATGATCAATAGTTACGGTTATGTAGAAGGAGAATTACAGCCTATAGATCCAGAATCGCCATTTCCTCCCATGGAAGATAAATTAGAATTAGGGGATCGTATTTTAGCTATAGATGGTACTCCTGTTAGTGGAAGTACCGACATTTTACGTTTAGTTCAAAACCATAAGGTCTCAATAATTATTCAAAAAATGAGTTCTGAGCAACTGCAGGATGTAGATTCTTCAATTGCTGACGAAAGGTTTATCCGTTCTTATGATCCTAAAAACTTATTAGCAATTGTTAATTCGATAGGAAGTGCTCAAGAAGTACGTGAGTCAGGTCAATATCGTTTGTTATCTCCGATTCAACCTAAACCATGGATAAGCATTTATTCTGATGATCTTTTAAATAAACGCCGTGAAATGGCAAAAAAATTTAAGAATCAGGATCAACAGCGTTACTATCTAGATAGAATAGAAATAGAAAAACAAAAATTATCTCTTGGAATTCCTTTGAAGGATATGACAATAAAGTATAATCCTACTCCGGATGCTTTAATCATTAATATTTCTAAAGATAGTCTACGTACTATGAAAGCTTTAGTTGTAGGGCGACTGAATCCTCAGTGGTTATCAGGACCAGTGGGGATTGTTCATATGTTACATAAAGGATGGTCCTTAGGAGTTTCCGAAGCTCTATTTTGGATTGGGTTAGTAAGCATCAATTTAGCGGTTTTAAATCTTCTTCCGATTCCTGTATTGGACGGAGGCTATATTTTACTTTGCCTCTGGGAGATGATTTCAAGACGTCGTTTGAATATGAAGCTTATTGAAAAAATGTTAATCCCATTTTCTCTATTATTGATAGCTTTCTTTATTTTCCTAACGTTTCAGGATTTATTTCGTTTTTTTGCTGTGAGTTAGGTTTCCAGGTTTTGGGAAAACCATAAAGATTGTAAGGGTGAGAGCCGAAACAATGGATAACGTAAATATCCTTGTTTTTGCTCGTATTTAGTCTAGAGCTCTTCTGTTTATTTTCCTTTACCTTTTGCTCTATTTCCTCGGGAACTTGTTCTATGGCAGCAGTTTTGCTGCCGTGTTTTAGAAACTCCCTCATGAGGAAAATAGATTTCCTGTTTGTGATGATATAGGTGTGGTTTGTGTTAATCACATATCCTTTGTGTGGAGTATCTAAGGAAGTTTCTATCGTACACACTTTCCCATCATTTTCATATTCTAAACGGAAGGGAAGAAATCTGCTGCGTTTATTTCCACTAAGTATAAGAACTTCTACTGTAGAAGGGAGCTTACCGACATCAAGCATTTTTTTTGGGCAATAGGTAAGTAACTGTCTACCTAATTTTCCCCCAAAAATAAATTGTACAATGGCTAAAGATCTATAACGTCTAGCTAATGTAGATCCTGCATTTGGAGGAGCCATCAATATGGCTTTACCATACTTTGCTTCTTGAGGGCAGTCAGGTTTGGCTAAGGCCACTCGAACGATAACACCTCCTATAGAATGTGTTACAAAGTTGATGGGAACACCAGGTTTTAACTCTGCTATCTTTTTAATTAATTTAACAAGATGATCTGCATGTCTTTCTAATGTGAATTTGCGAGTTTCATAGTTCCAGATAAATACGTCGTAATTTTCTTTTTCTAAGACATTACCAATAGGTTTTAACGACCTGTAAGATCTTAAAAACGCATGAACGCAGATTACCGACTCTTTTTGCTGAGATGTTTCTCTAATCCCACCAATTCCTGAAGGAAGTGTTTGAATTATAGAAGTATCCGCCAAAAGGGATATTCCAGATATTAAGAATAGTAAAATTAATAATAATTTATTCATTTGCACACCGATATAATTATTTTAATAAGTTTTTTATTAAAAACCAGTGCGTTTAATTAACTTCTTTTAAAAAATAATTAAGCAGTTAATTATAAAAGCAATAAAAATCACTATTTAATAATCGAATGAGGATAAATTGATATTTGAGCTTGATTAACTGAAAAGATCTTACTAGTTTCAGATAATGTTTGATGAGGGGTATTTGTAGAGGTCATTAGGGTTTGTCCTAGAGTAGGAGCAAGGTCGAGTAATTGTGAGATTCTGTGATTGTCTAACCCTGCATGAATATCGTCCATACAGAATAAGGGACATGTATTATAAATGTTTTTTATATAAAGACATTCTGCGAGTCTAAGAATGGCGAGTAAACTGTGTTTTTGCCCTTCGCTAGAGAATTGTGCAACGGGGAGATTGTTAATCATTAGAGTAAAGTCCTCTCGGTGAGGGCCTACGGATGTGGTTCCTAAATCTAAATCACGCTGTAGTGTTGTTGTTAGCTGTTTTCGAAGTTCCTCAGCAATAATCTCCTGAGAAATCCCATCATGTTTAATTAGTGAGCTTTTGAATTTAATACGCAGTTGTTCTGATAAGGAATTACTCCATAATTCTTGAACTAGTTTATTTAGTTGTTGGCAGCAAGAGTATCGGCTTAAGGTTAGATATGCACCTAGAGTGGCAAGTTGCTCATTCCAAACTGTTAATGTGGAAGTTTGTTTAGTTTTGAGTAGAGTATTTCTTTGTAATAAGGCGCGATGATAATAAGATAACGAATGTTTATATTGAGGATCGCATTGAGATAAAAGTAGATTAAGAAATAGTCTACGGTCTGCAGGAGCTCCGGAAATCAAAGAGCGATCTTTAGAGGAAAATAGAACAATAGGTATTATGCCTATCAATTGTGATAGGGTTTTTATAGGAGAGTGGTCACAAAGAATTTTTTTCCCTTGCTTATCTACATAGGTAGATAGTGTATGAGGAAATCCGTCTTTTTCAAAGGTCATCTCTAGAAAAAAATAAGGAGAGCCAAAGAAAATAGCCTCTGTAAGATGTGCAGTACGGAAAGACCTGCCTAAAGACAAAACATAGAGGGCTTCAAGAAGATTCGTTTTACCCTGGGCATTTTCTCCAAAAATGTAATTCATATCTGGAGAGAAAGCAATCTCGGTTTCTTTATAATTCCTGAAATTTTTAAGACGCAGGGAAATAATCTTCATTAATCATCATGCAATCTCATCGGCATAATAACGAATAGGCTACGGGTAGAATCAGTAATAATTCCCGGATTATAAGAATCTGAAATGCCTAAGCGTACTAACTCATCTTTACTATGTTTTAAGATATCGAGGAAGAAGAAAGGATTGAAGGCAATTTCTAATAGCTCTCCAGAATAGTTTACTGCCATACTAACCTTGCCCTCACCAACCTTTGTACAGTTTGCTGTTAAAGTGAGTTCGCCGGGAGTAAAGGTGAACTTTACGGAATGCGAAGATTCATTGGTAAATAATGCTACTTGTTTTAATAAGGTAATTAACTCTTCTCTGTGAAGGTCTAATTGTACACTGCTTTCTGTAGAGATTACTGGAGAAAAATCAGGGAATTCACCAGAAAGTAGTTTAGTAATTAATAGTGTGTTACCACACTCTACAGCAATTTTTGCTTGATCTAAGAAGATAGTAGCTTCAGAATCTTCGGAACAGAGTTTAATGATTTCTTCAACAGCTTTAATAGGAATGATATAATCACCAGAAAAGCTTTTATCTAAAGAGATCTCGGCATCGGTCTTTGCTAATCGTTTCCCATCCGTACCTACTACAGTAACACTACCATTAGCAATGGTTAATAAAACTCCTGTAAGAACATAACGACTTTCTTCTCGAGAAACGGCGAAAGATGTGCGTTGTAACATTTCTCTGAGTTGTTCTGCAGGGAGAGTAAATCGTACAGAATTTTGGATATCGGGAAGCATAGGGAAGTCTTCTTTGCCCATGCTGAGTAGACGGAAGCAAGAAGATCCTGAGGTGATTTTTGCCATTTCTCCAGTAGTTGCAGAAATTTCAAGATTAGCCTCTGTTAGTTCCTTTACTAGTTGAAAAAATCTTTTAGAGGGAATGGAAATAGCGCCAGATTCATAGACTTTTGCCTGAGCTACGCATCGGGTGCTTACCGTAAGATCTGTAGCGGTAAAGACAAGCTCGTCGTTACATGTTTCGATAAGTACATGGGTGAGCACAGGGATAGGAGTATTTTGAGGAACAACGCTTTGGATTTTTTTTATAAGATTTCCTAACTCATTTCGGGATACGACGAACTTCATATTTTCCTACAACTGTAAGTCATTAAATTCAATCCTGCCCCTAAGAGAATAGGGGGTTCCTCAGGATCTTTTCGAGAAAGTTTCCTGGGATAAAGCAGGATATTACTATAAAGGGATTTTATGGTCTTCTAGATATTTCCTAGGATTTTTCTAATCTAGCTACTTGCTAAGTTCAAGAAAGAAAATTGGGTTTTTTGTTATACTTCTTCCCGACTCTCTAGGTTGAGAAATTGGGAAAAATTATGGCCAGTAAGGAAATTGTTTCTAACCGCAAAGCCTTACGTAATTATGAGGTTTTGGATACTTTAGAAGCTGGAGTTGTGCTTACCGGAACTGAGATAAAGTCCTTACGTGATCATGGTGGAAACCTTGGTGATGCCTATGTGGCTATTTCCAAGGGTGAGGCGTGGTTATTAAATGCCAGCATTGCTCCCTACCGTTTTGGTAATATCTATAATCATGAGGAACGAAGAAAACGCAAGCTTCTTCTTCATAGATATGAGATTCGAAAATTAGAGGGTAAAGTAGCTCAGAAGGGAGTAACGATTATTCCTCTAGGAATGTTTCTTTCTCGAGGGTATGTAAAAATTCGTCTTGGCTGCTGTCGTGGTAAGAAAGCTCACGATAAGCGACAAGCGATTATGGCTAGAGAGAAACAACGAGAAGTAGAATCTGCTATGAAGCGTTATCGTTGATGAATACTGTGATATGATTTTCTTTTGCCCAAGCCAAAGCTTCTGTTTTTGTAGAGAAGGTCATGAGTACTGTAGCCATGGCATCAGCAAACGCACAACTCGGATGAATAACAGTTGCAGATACAATAGGGTAATTGTGTAGTTCTAAGGGTTTCCCTGTATGGGGATCTAAGATGTGCGTATAGATTTTGCCATCTACAAACCATTGTTGATGGTAATTTCCGCTTGTGGCAGCTGCAGTATTTTTTAGTTCTATGATTTCGGATGTCGCTGAAGAAGCGATACGCCAGGGTCTTCCTGAGGGATGGCACCCTGAAATTTTAATTTCTCCTCCCCATTCTACATAACTATTAAAACAAAAGCTCTGGCAAGTTTCTAATAAACAATCGACAGCAAATCCTTTTACCGCACCACAAAGATCAAGTTGTAGATCAGAGTGTTTTTTAGTAAGTATTTGGTTGTCTATATCAAGATCAATATATTTCCATCCCGAATGTTCGTAATAAGATTTCCATACTTGTTCATTGGGGATCGAATGTTGTTTAAGATGTAATAGCCAAAGAGTTTTTAACGGTCCTAAAGTAGGATCAAATCTCCCACCAGATATGCGGTAAAAGTTGTCTACCATTTCTAAGAAATTACATAATTTTTTAGATAAAGGAATGGCTACTCCTGCAGGTGTGCGATTAAT contains these protein-coding regions:
- the dxr gene encoding 1-deoxy-D-xylulose-5-phosphate reductoisomerase translates to MKHLAIFGSTGSVGQQTLKIIRSFPHLFNVVALASYGNNKDLFFEQIREFSPSIVSVYDEQIYFKIRKEFPDIKVFLREEGLLAAATAAEIDTIVAASSGVVALPAIIEAMKLGKTLALANKEVLVSAGEIIKGLAKQYQTTILPIDSEHNALYQCLEGRNTSEVKKLLLTASGGPLLYKSREELNRVTIEDVLKHPIWNMGAKITVDSSTLVNKGLEIIEAHWLFGLENAEIDAVIHPQSLIHGMVEFQDGTVFSVMNPPSMLFPIQHVLTNPKRCPAPHKGIDFSIKQTLEFFPIDEERFPSIGLAKWVLKEKGSSGPFFNAANEVLVQRFLTEEIAWCDILNKLTRLMENYRVSSCTSLDDVFAVDKEARALAQEI
- the smpB gene encoding SsrA-binding protein SmpB, with protein sequence MASKEIVSNRKALRNYEVLDTLEAGVVLTGTEIKSLRDHGGNLGDAYVAISKGEAWLLNASIAPYRFGNIYNHEERRKRKLLLHRYEIRKLEGKVAQKGVTIIPLGMFLSRGYVKIRLGCCRGKKAHDKRQAIMAREKQREVESAMKRYR
- a CDS encoding esterase/lipase family protein → MNKLLLILLFLISGISLLADTSIIQTLPSGIGGIRETSQQKESVICVHAFLRSYRSLKPIGNVLEKENYDVFIWNYETRKFTLERHADHLVKLIKKIAELKPGVPINFVTHSIGGVIVRVALAKPDCPQEAKYGKAILMAPPNAGSTLARRYRSLAIVQFIFGGKLGRQLLTYCPKKMLDVGKLPSTVEVLILSGNKRSRFLPFRLEYENDGKVCTIETSLDTPHKGYVINTNHTYIITNRKSIFLMREFLKHGSKTAAIEQVPEEIEQKVKENKQKSSRLNTSKNKDIYVIHCFGSHPYNLYGFPKTWKPNSQQKNEINPETLGK
- the recF gene encoding DNA replication/repair protein RecF (All proteins in this family for which functions are known are DNA-binding proteins that assist the filamentation of RecA onto DNA for the initiation of recombination or recombinational repair.); its protein translation is MKIISLRLKNFRNYKETEIAFSPDMNYIFGENAQGKTNLLEALYVLSLGRSFRTAHLTEAIFFGSPYFFLEMTFEKDGFPHTLSTYVDKQGKKILCDHSPIKTLSQLIGIIPIVLFSSKDRSLISGAPADRRLFLNLLLSQCDPQYKHSLSYYHRALLQRNTLLKTKQTSTLTVWNEQLATLGAYLTLSRYSCCQQLNKLVQELWSNSLSEQLRIKFKSSLIKHDGISQEIIAEELRKQLTTTLQRDLDLGTTSVGPHREDFTLMINNLPVAQFSSEGQKHSLLAILRLAECLYIKNIYNTCPLFCMDDIHAGLDNHRISQLLDLAPTLGQTLMTSTNTPHQTLSETSKIFSVNQAQISIYPHSIIK
- a CDS encoding metal ABC transporter solute-binding protein, Zn/Mn family produces the protein MLLARLFKRVKLSISLVLIFIVFGCSSSKVHNSDNKIYVLSMNRMIHDCVSRIVGDKLCSIVLIDGAIDPHAYEMVKGDEDKMAMSRLIFCNGLGLEHTASLRKHLEGNPKVVNIGERLISREVFSPLEEDGFYDPHIWTDISIWTEGTREITAALIAEFPEYEKEFTANSKEVIEEMQMLDIWAKRSLSTIPEESRYLVSGHNAFSYFTRRYLATPQEVEANIWNKRCISPEGISPEAQISIRDIMLVVDYIHEHNVTVMFPEDTLNQDALKKIASCLKKGHSVRLASRPLYSDNVKNDYFNTFKHNVCVITEELGGTIS
- a CDS encoding metal ABC transporter permease, with protein sequence MLDCVFIDSIFLSSFIAVTLICMTTALWGTLLLVGRQPLLSESLSHASYPGLLLGALLSYKVSFFTDSIILVIVFGCLAAISGYGIIVFLERVLRVHKDASLCFVLVVFFGIGVILASYVKDCCPLLYNRINAYLYGQAATLGYVEAKLAAFVFLISLVTLWWWYRQIVVTIFDKDYASTCGLSTHVSGSIVLIFISLVIVSGVRSVGIVLISSMFVAPSLAARQLSDRLNVIFLLSCLLGGICGALGSYVSVAFSCNVSGHTGVITLPTGPLVVVISGCLTFLCLLFSPKSGWVIRYIRRKRFSFSKNQEHLLKVFWYLLEDQLPEVGARDFVCSHKYQEYFGPRPFPRFRIWLLECQGFLKHRDYRWGLSEKGKIRAKKLVRAHRLWECYLVRSLEFKEEDVHGFAEEMEHVLTDELDYAITEMLDNPHYDPHDKLIPEKPKKKEEL
- a CDS encoding metal ABC transporter permease translates to MIGAFSPYHGVSFIQFFIVFFSRFFSGELFLGHLFIDDIQVVVFLAIALSGAFVGSFLVLKKMAMYANAVSHTVLFGLVSICLFTHQLTSLSLGNLTLASVSTALLTGFLIHFIRNIFRVSEEASTALVFSLLFSMSLILLVFLTRNAHIGTELILGNADSLTYGDIFPVYTILLVNLFVSVIGFRSFVCVSFDSVFSFSLGIPVKIIDYLIILQLSASLVGAFRAVGVLMALAFLLIPGLIAKVFVVSVRGMLFWSLIFGAITALIAPACSRAILTSYDVGLSTSGISVFVLMAFYVVVSLFHYGKKLAYKKFYSKNSLNTELTTL
- the dnaN gene encoding DNA polymerase III subunit beta, which produces MKFVVSRNELGNLIKKIQSVVPQNTPIPVLTHVLIETCNDELVFTATDLTVSTRCVAQAKVYESGAISIPSKRFFQLVKELTEANLEISATTGEMAKITSGSSCFRLLSMGKEDFPMLPDIQNSVRFTLPAEQLREMLQRTSFAVSREESRYVLTGVLLTIANGSVTVVGTDGKRLAKTDAEISLDKSFSGDYIIPIKAVEEIIKLCSEDSEATIFLDQAKIAVECGNTLLITKLLSGEFPDFSPVISTESSVQLDLHREELITLLKQVALFTNESSHSVKFTFTPGELTLTANCTKVGEGKVSMAVNYSGELLEIAFNPFFFLDILKHSKDELVRLGISDSYNPGIITDSTRSLFVIMPMRLHDD
- a CDS encoding M50 family metallopeptidase, whose amino-acid sequence is MTIIYFILAALALGVLVLIHELGHLLAAKSVGMAVESFSIGFGPALYKKKIGNIEYRVGIFPFGGYVRIKGMDKREKGIDADPDSVYDIPQGFFSKSPWKRIIVLAAGPIANILLAFVAFGALYISGGRNKAYSEYSRIVGWVNPILKEKGLNLGDEILTCNGKPYYSDKDALTSALLDRHLSFRGVHPAYLSKTSTEFSLDTEFNVNKDGIPLAGASYLLYRHQEPISKESPMYSANILPGDRLVWMDGQILFSPMQVSQILNEAYAFVKVSRYDKELSLRIPRMLASTLYLSPYVRNELIDNQYEAGIKGKWSSLYTLPYMINSYGYVEGELQPIDPESPFPPMEDKLELGDRILAIDGTPVSGSTDILRLVQNHKVSIIIQKMSSEQLQDVDSSIADERFIRSYDPKNLLAIVNSIGSAQEVRESGQYRLLSPIQPKPWISIYSDDLLNKRREMAKKFKNQDQQRYYLDRIEIEKQKLSLGIPLKDMTIKYNPTPDALIINISKDSLRTMKALVVGRLNPQWLSGPVGIVHMLHKGWSLGVSEALFWIGLVSINLAVLNLLPIPVLDGGYILLCLWEMISRRRLNMKLIEKMLIPFSLLLIAFFIFLTFQDLFRFFAVS
- a CDS encoding metal ABC transporter ATP-binding protein; its protein translation is MNRQNEIAWSVHDLCVNYDHSDVLCHVSFSLRRGSLTAVLGPNGAGKSTLLKTSLGLIRPSAGHTLFFGNKFKKVHQRVAYMPQRASVDWDFPMTVLDLVLMGCYGYKGMWGRITADDRKEAYNILERVGLSTLANRQIGKLSGGQQQRAFLARALMQKADLYLMDELFSAIDMASYQTVVDVLRDLQEQGRTIVVVHHDLSHVRQLFDHIILLNKHLICSGPVDECLTNKNIFQAYGCELELLDRTLKLSRGKQQGAY